In one window of Leptospira sp. WS92.C1 DNA:
- a CDS encoding IS481 family transposase: MTTVQKIIKNKVGLLKLAETLGNVSKACNVMGYSRDSFYRFQELYEKGGELALQDLSRRKPNPKNRIEPEKEEAVKKMAIDFPAYGQQRASNELKKQGIIVAPATVRSVWVRHDLETFQKRLKALEAFMAQGNSPVLTESQVQALERRKLEKQVEGEIETEHPGYLGCQDTYYVGTIKGVGRIYQQTFIDSYSKVAMAKLYDRKNALVAADMLNDKVIPWFEEEGVRLLRILTDRGTEYCGNREHHEFQLFLALEDIDHSKTKARHPQSNGICERFHRTIQDEFYAIAFRKKVYSSIEDLQKDLDHWIDSYNNERTHQGKYCFGKTPFQTFLDTKELAKNKYLDNLQFS; encoded by the coding sequence ATGACAACGGTACAAAAAATAATCAAGAACAAGGTAGGTCTTTTGAAGTTAGCAGAGACCTTAGGGAACGTCTCAAAGGCGTGTAACGTTATGGGCTATTCACGGGATAGTTTCTATCGTTTTCAAGAGTTATATGAGAAAGGAGGCGAACTCGCTCTCCAGGATCTGAGTAGACGTAAACCGAATCCTAAAAATCGTATCGAACCTGAAAAAGAAGAAGCGGTAAAAAAAATGGCGATCGACTTTCCTGCTTACGGTCAACAGAGAGCATCGAATGAATTGAAAAAACAAGGAATCATAGTAGCACCTGCGACCGTTCGTAGTGTATGGGTTCGTCACGATCTGGAGACCTTTCAAAAAAGACTGAAGGCTTTAGAGGCGTTCATGGCTCAAGGGAATTCTCCCGTATTAACCGAATCACAAGTGCAGGCATTAGAAAGAAGAAAATTAGAAAAGCAAGTTGAAGGTGAGATAGAAACAGAACACCCAGGATACTTAGGATGTCAAGATACGTATTACGTGGGCACAATCAAAGGCGTAGGAAGGATTTACCAGCAGACCTTTATCGACTCTTATTCTAAAGTGGCGATGGCAAAACTTTACGATCGGAAGAACGCATTAGTCGCTGCTGATATGTTAAACGACAAAGTGATTCCTTGGTTCGAAGAAGAAGGCGTTCGGCTGTTGAGAATTTTAACGGATAGAGGGACCGAGTATTGCGGAAATAGAGAACACCATGAATTTCAGTTGTTCCTTGCTTTGGAAGATATAGACCATTCAAAAACAAAAGCAAGGCATCCTCAATCTAATGGAATTTGTGAAAGATTTCACCGAACCATTCAAGATGAATTTTATGCCATTGCTTTCAGGAAAAAGGTATACAGCTCGATTGAAGATTTGCAAAAAGATTTGGATCACTGGATCGATTCTTATAATAACGAAAGAACACATCAAGGCAAGTATTGTTTTGGTAAAACTCCATTCCAGACTTTTCTTGACACGAAGGAATTAGCTAAGAATAAGTATCTCGACAACTTACAATTTTCGTAA
- a CDS encoding chemotaxis protein CheX encodes MSVSIDPLLDEKFILTISQIFPEYLDKTISVSAIREAFGPSKNEGLCYENCTMVEFQGEIEGKLFLAMDGYTKLKLLPMIARSFHIDPTVRADAPSILMEFANQICGSLITEMRMGRFEAEQHPPEILNHKLIPVDLETYRQYILIYFLKDPKAKQYLGRIYLILLMKKF; translated from the coding sequence CTGTCTGTGAGTATAGATCCGTTACTCGACGAAAAATTCATTCTAACGATTTCTCAGATATTTCCGGAGTATCTGGACAAGACTATTTCCGTGAGCGCAATCCGAGAAGCGTTTGGACCTTCCAAAAACGAAGGACTTTGTTACGAAAATTGTACGATGGTGGAATTTCAGGGAGAGATCGAGGGAAAATTATTTCTTGCGATGGATGGTTATACCAAACTAAAACTTCTTCCGATGATCGCCCGATCGTTTCACATCGATCCGACCGTTCGCGCCGACGCACCGTCTATTTTGATGGAATTTGCAAACCAAATTTGCGGTTCTTTAATCACGGAAATGAGAATGGGCAGGTTTGAAGCAGAGCAACATCCGCCCGAGATTCTAAATCATAAATTGATTCCCGTCGATCTTGAAACCTATCGGCAATACATTCTGATTTATTTTTTAAAAGATCCAAAGGCCAAACAATATTTAGGTAGAATCTATCTCATTCTTCTCATGAAGAAATTTTGA
- the mtnA gene encoding S-methyl-5-thioribose-1-phosphate isomerase produces MQESGLKPILWKEKKLILLDQRVLPGSTSYLTAETLEDCIFAIREMVVRGAPAIAITGAFGIAIYLNALSSKPSPAEFKKKLTELLESRPTAVNLRLMIEEFQSRFTENENSTLSLEDLRKQAEIFALTMLETDLNDNLALSKNSLSLFPKSPSQLNLITHCNTGALATAGHGTALGVIRSLRDAGHFLTVFADETRPYLQGARLTAWELKEEGIPAFLITDSMAGWLMGSRKIDAVIVGADRIASNGDTANKIGTYPLAIVAKHHGVPFYVAATAKSMDFRIPDGSHIPIEMRKPDEVTSFSFLKDENGKPFLNEGVIAPIGMDALNPSFDVTPASLITGIITERGIVSPVTEENLKKIFGQPFV; encoded by the coding sequence ATGCAAGAATCAGGATTAAAGCCAATTCTCTGGAAGGAAAAAAAACTAATCCTTTTGGATCAGAGAGTGCTTCCGGGTTCTACCTCGTATTTGACCGCAGAAACGCTCGAGGACTGTATTTTTGCGATCCGTGAAATGGTCGTTCGGGGAGCTCCCGCAATCGCGATCACAGGAGCATTCGGAATCGCAATCTATCTAAACGCACTATCTTCCAAACCAAGTCCCGCAGAATTCAAAAAAAAACTCACCGAACTTTTAGAATCCAGACCCACGGCGGTCAACCTCAGATTGATGATCGAGGAATTTCAGTCCCGTTTTACGGAGAATGAAAATTCTACGTTATCTTTGGAGGATCTTCGAAAGCAAGCGGAGATATTTGCTCTTACCATGTTAGAAACCGATCTCAACGATAACTTGGCGCTTTCCAAAAACTCACTTTCTTTATTTCCGAAATCCCCTTCTCAACTCAATCTGATCACACATTGCAATACGGGAGCGCTTGCGACCGCGGGACATGGAACTGCGTTAGGCGTCATCCGCTCATTGAGAGATGCGGGACACTTTCTAACGGTGTTTGCGGATGAAACCAGACCGTATCTGCAGGGTGCAAGGCTCACTGCTTGGGAACTCAAAGAGGAAGGAATTCCCGCCTTTCTTATCACGGACAGTATGGCGGGCTGGTTGATGGGTTCTCGAAAGATAGACGCCGTGATCGTAGGTGCGGATCGAATCGCATCCAACGGAGATACTGCAAACAAGATAGGAACCTATCCGCTCGCGATCGTCGCCAAACACCACGGAGTTCCTTTTTATGTAGCCGCCACCGCAAAGAGTATGGATTTTCGAATTCCGGACGGAAGCCATATTCCCATCGAAATGAGAAAACCCGACGAAGTGACTTCCTTTAGTTTTTTAAAAGACGAGAATGGAAAACCGTTTTTAAACGAAGGTGTGATCGCACCGATCGGAATGGACGCACTCAATCCTTCTTTTGATGTGACCCCTGCAAGTTTAATCACTGGAATCATCACAGAACGAGGAATCGTTTCTCCGGTAACAGAAGAAAATCTCAAAAAGATTTTCGGTCAGCCTTTTGTCTGA
- the lpdA gene encoding dihydrolipoyl dehydrogenase: MPETYDLTVIGAGPGGYVAAIRGAQLGMNVCIVEKERPGGICLNWGCIPTKALLESAHLLEKMHSAKEFGIDLGSAQPDFPSIIRRSRNVADGMASGVEFLLNKNQITRKKGTAVFKDSNTIWLPDTSKEEIVSKYFIIATGARAKEFPGLPFDSDTVLSSKSAMIQKKIPQSLLIVGAGAIGVEFADFYSAMGTKVTLVEMLDQILPVEDKDVSAFLEKSFVKRGIRVLTGVGVSDPKLSNGKVKVLLKGKNLPETGEILEAEKILVSIGLVPNTDSMNLEEIGVFLQKGFVKTDRKYKTNVSHIYAIGDCNGPPLLAHVASAEGIKAAEAISIHAGNPHHLDFIPINYDAIPGCTYCHPEVASIGLTEKKATDMGYTISVGKFPFTASGRARAMGDVGGFTKVIVDKNSGEILGAHLIGPGVTELLPAVALGITQELTAKNIASTIFAHPTLSETVMESFAAALGEAINL, encoded by the coding sequence ATGCCAGAAACCTACGACCTGACCGTCATCGGAGCGGGCCCGGGCGGCTATGTCGCCGCAATCCGGGGAGCTCAATTGGGTATGAACGTTTGTATCGTCGAAAAAGAAAGACCCGGCGGAATCTGTCTGAACTGGGGATGTATTCCAACCAAAGCTCTTTTGGAATCTGCCCACCTTTTGGAAAAAATGCATTCCGCAAAAGAATTCGGAATCGATCTGGGATCTGCTCAACCCGACTTCCCTTCCATCATCCGACGTTCTCGAAACGTCGCCGACGGAATGGCATCCGGCGTAGAATTTCTTTTGAATAAGAATCAAATCACCCGTAAAAAAGGAACCGCCGTATTCAAAGATTCGAATACGATCTGGCTCCCCGACACTTCGAAGGAGGAAATCGTCTCCAAATATTTTATCATCGCTACCGGAGCCAGAGCCAAAGAGTTTCCCGGTTTACCTTTTGACTCGGATACGGTTTTGTCTTCGAAAAGCGCAATGATTCAGAAGAAAATTCCTCAATCTCTTTTGATCGTAGGAGCCGGTGCAATCGGCGTTGAATTTGCGGACTTTTATTCCGCCATGGGAACCAAAGTCACGTTAGTCGAAATGTTGGATCAGATTCTTCCCGTAGAAGATAAGGATGTTTCCGCATTCTTAGAAAAGTCGTTTGTAAAAAGAGGAATCCGGGTTTTAACGGGGGTCGGAGTTTCCGATCCGAAACTATCAAACGGCAAAGTCAAAGTTCTTCTTAAAGGAAAAAATCTTCCAGAAACCGGAGAAATCTTAGAGGCGGAAAAAATTCTCGTGTCCATCGGGCTTGTTCCCAATACGGATTCGATGAATCTAGAAGAGATCGGTGTCTTTTTACAAAAGGGTTTTGTTAAAACGGATCGCAAATACAAAACGAATGTTTCTCATATCTACGCGATCGGAGACTGTAACGGACCTCCCCTTCTCGCTCATGTCGCTTCGGCGGAAGGAATCAAGGCAGCGGAAGCGATTTCGATTCACGCAGGCAATCCTCATCATCTCGATTTTATTCCGATCAACTATGATGCGATCCCGGGCTGCACCTATTGTCATCCCGAAGTCGCTTCGATCGGTTTGACCGAAAAAAAGGCGACTGACATGGGTTATACGATCAGCGTTGGAAAATTTCCATTCACCGCAAGCGGAAGAGCCCGTGCGATGGGGGACGTCGGGGGTTTTACAAAGGTGATCGTGGATAAAAATTCGGGTGAAATTCTAGGAGCACATTTGATCGGACCGGGGGTTACGGAACTCCTACCTGCCGTCGCTTTGGGAATCACTCAAGAATTGACCGCCAAAAACATCGCTTCCACGATATTTGCTCACCCTACTCTTTCGGAAACGGTGATGGAATCGTTCGCAGCTGCGTTAGGAGAGGCGATCAATCTTTAA
- a CDS encoding sodium:proton antiporter → MKQKLISVLLTILLTLPAAALLADSDPAGETPPNVQTTETQDSSHQETASTTHHETVGENLPYWSVIPFILILLSIALLPIVSHTTSHWWESNTNKLILALALAAVSFVILVLHGWFGKIVHTLVFEYVPFIILLASLFYISGGIRLKGDIEATPLNNTIFLIIGTFLASFIGTTGASMLLIRPILKTNSERKHVVHTVIFFIFLVSNIGGSLTPLGDPPLFLGYLIGVPFTWTFKLLPELLVAGSLLLVLYFIWDTIAYKKETVKDLKKDHVHQEKISLEGQVNFIWLLGIVLSVAFLNQNYIPAIAENPYLAFIREGVLIVLILLSKLTTKGHVREHNKFTLHPIQEVAYLFIGIFITMIPALILLEHHGKELGVTETWQFFWVTGLFSGVLDNAPTYLTFLSLAKGTLGLSNVSQILADPHAESILKAISVGAVFMGALTYIGNAPNFMVKSVAEENHVKMPSFGGYVLYSVGILIPVFILLTFIFFR, encoded by the coding sequence ATGAAACAAAAATTGATATCCGTCCTATTGACGATACTTCTTACCCTGCCCGCAGCGGCACTCCTTGCAGACTCTGATCCTGCCGGAGAAACTCCACCAAACGTTCAAACAACGGAGACACAGGATTCTTCTCATCAGGAAACTGCTTCGACCACTCACCATGAAACCGTGGGAGAGAATCTTCCGTATTGGAGTGTGATTCCCTTTATCTTAATTCTTTTGAGCATCGCTCTTTTACCGATCGTTTCTCATACTACCTCTCATTGGTGGGAAAGCAATACCAACAAATTGATCCTCGCTCTTGCGCTGGCCGCGGTCTCTTTTGTTATCCTCGTTCTTCACGGTTGGTTTGGTAAGATCGTTCATACTCTTGTTTTTGAATATGTTCCGTTTATCATTCTTCTCGCTTCTCTCTTTTATATTTCGGGTGGAATTCGTCTAAAAGGCGATATCGAAGCGACTCCTCTAAACAATACGATCTTCTTGATCATCGGAACTTTCCTAGCTTCGTTTATCGGAACGACCGGAGCTTCGATGCTTTTGATTCGTCCGATTCTAAAAACAAACTCGGAAAGAAAACACGTGGTTCATACCGTAATCTTTTTTATCTTTCTTGTTTCGAATATCGGCGGCTCCCTAACCCCTCTTGGAGATCCTCCTCTCTTTCTGGGTTATCTAATCGGAGTTCCGTTTACCTGGACATTCAAACTTTTGCCCGAGCTGCTCGTAGCGGGATCTCTTCTCTTAGTTCTTTATTTTATTTGGGATACGATCGCGTATAAAAAAGAAACCGTTAAAGACCTAAAAAAAGATCACGTTCATCAAGAGAAAATCAGCCTGGAAGGTCAGGTGAATTTTATTTGGTTGTTGGGAATCGTTTTATCAGTCGCGTTTCTCAACCAAAACTACATCCCTGCGATCGCCGAAAATCCCTATCTCGCATTTATCAGAGAAGGTGTATTGATCGTCCTCATCCTGCTTTCCAAACTTACCACCAAAGGTCATGTAAGAGAACACAACAAGTTCACCCTTCATCCGATTCAGGAAGTGGCGTATCTTTTTATCGGAATCTTTATCACGATGATTCCCGCTCTGATTTTATTGGAACACCACGGAAAAGAACTGGGTGTTACAGAGACTTGGCAGTTTTTCTGGGTGACCGGTTTGTTCTCCGGAGTTTTGGATAACGCGCCTACCTATCTGACCTTTTTGTCCTTAGCAAAAGGAACCTTGGGGCTGAGCAATGTCTCTCAGATCCTGGCGGATCCGCACGCGGAAAGTATCCTCAAAGCGATTTCGGTCGGAGCCGTATTTATGGGAGCGCTTACGTATATCGGTAACGCGCCGAACTTTATGGTGAAGTCGGTTGCGGAAGAAAATCACGTAAAGATGCCGAGTTTCGGAGGGTACGTTTTGTATTCCGTTGGAATTCTGATTCCGGTGTTTATTCTTCTTACCTTTATTTTCTTTCGATAA
- a CDS encoding Fur family transcriptional regulator, with translation MEALFAKKACLTPTEIEQRLKSVSIQPTMQRISICQYVLCEADHPTAEEVKEWVDSRSFKMSLATVYNTLNILVSAGLLREFKFSCLGKSVYDSNIVDHYHFFDEQSGKFHDIDPSLLSLSSNLPSEFQVNKTDILLSGNLESPIKD, from the coding sequence ATGGAAGCATTGTTTGCAAAAAAAGCCTGTCTAACGCCGACGGAAATCGAGCAGAGACTCAAATCGGTTTCCATCCAGCCAACGATGCAAAGGATATCCATCTGTCAATACGTACTCTGCGAGGCGGATCATCCCACAGCCGAAGAAGTAAAGGAATGGGTGGACAGCCGTTCTTTTAAGATGAGTCTTGCAACCGTTTATAATACCCTCAACATACTCGTGTCAGCCGGACTTCTGCGGGAATTTAAATTTTCCTGTCTTGGAAAATCGGTTTATGACAGCAATATCGTGGATCACTATCATTTCTTTGATGAGCAATCCGGCAAATTTCACGATATCGATCCTTCCTTGCTTTCTCTCAGTTCCAATCTTCCATCCGAATTTCAGGTAAACAAAACCGATATTCTTCTGAGTGGAAATTTAGAATCTCCGATTAAAGATTGA
- a CDS encoding MarR family winged helix-turn-helix transcriptional regulator, with amino-acid sequence MKSESRFKEAHPQEITGFLFWQITNLWQKRIRESLVTLDLTRVPFVLLASLVWFEESDQKATQVRLAEHAKTDVMMTFKVLRSLESKNLLTRKPDQEDSRANCLFLTQAGKDLVGKAVHIVEFTDRSFFSVLQDEKNFRTYLLDLIKQNV; translated from the coding sequence ATGAAATCCGAATCTAGATTCAAAGAGGCTCATCCCCAAGAAATCACCGGGTTCCTTTTTTGGCAAATCACCAATCTTTGGCAAAAACGAATCCGGGAAAGTCTTGTCACCCTGGATTTGACGCGCGTTCCGTTTGTTCTTTTGGCAAGCCTCGTTTGGTTTGAAGAATCCGATCAGAAAGCCACTCAAGTTCGTTTGGCGGAACACGCAAAAACGGATGTGATGATGACTTTCAAGGTTTTGAGAAGTTTGGAATCCAAAAATCTTTTGACCCGAAAACCGGACCAGGAAGATTCCAGAGCCAATTGTCTTTTTCTCACCCAAGCGGGAAAGGACCTCGTAGGAAAGGCAGTGCATATCGTAGAATTCACGGATCGAAGCTTTTTCTCCGTTCTCCAAGACGAAAAAAATTTCAGAACGTATCTTCTCGATCTGATAAAACAGAATGTCTGA
- a CDS encoding FapA family protein: MNANNDSMNTPTPEPKISPISVESAVSISVSSDQLSAILTVRPYNLKGETISKDKLWSIILDWGIHRERMLVDEIRRILTLLDAAGKKSDFTPIKVEIAKGVSPTPGENGWVRFYHPMAKRVKLLEDGRADFRNIDRYINVKLGEKLATKFEGTPGIPGFDVFGNIIPAPSIKRPKLMIGKNIVEKEIIEEGKPLQEYFAETNGVIFATETSITVSPELQIAGNVGLATGNIQFDGNVIVRGDIEPGSVVTCTGSLVVYGNLESNAIKVEQDLIVHGGIKGSSTDIIQVTGRVQAKFIENSHLETEGDIVIEGAILNSTVDTLGSVILNGTNGNLVSSKVRTYEGISLSSLGSSAELDVSIELGFHYKNDRTFQDIAKKVLMGEKEMEKILPKIQQIKHMVQRSRGNLPEEKKETFKIVFEDYNKKLKIMNMLKSKQDELKSSRFNPGAVRLAIQKGAYPGAVIHYRRQVEKITKFQSSFMMVFEPGQDKAMMVALQTKG, encoded by the coding sequence ATGAATGCGAACAATGATTCTATGAATACACCAACTCCAGAACCCAAAATCTCCCCCATTTCCGTGGAGTCAGCCGTAAGTATATCCGTTTCTTCGGACCAACTTTCGGCTATTCTTACGGTCAGACCTTACAATCTAAAAGGTGAGACCATATCCAAGGATAAACTTTGGAGCATCATTCTCGATTGGGGAATCCACAGAGAACGGATGTTAGTCGATGAAATTCGCAGGATTTTAACTCTTCTGGATGCAGCCGGAAAAAAGAGCGATTTTACTCCAATCAAAGTGGAAATAGCAAAAGGGGTTTCTCCGACCCCGGGAGAAAACGGCTGGGTTCGTTTTTATCATCCCATGGCAAAAAGAGTCAAACTCTTAGAAGACGGAAGAGCCGATTTTCGAAACATAGACCGTTATATCAATGTAAAGCTGGGAGAAAAACTCGCGACAAAGTTCGAGGGGACTCCCGGAATTCCGGGCTTTGATGTGTTCGGAAATATCATTCCTGCTCCCTCGATCAAACGTCCTAAGTTGATGATTGGAAAAAACATCGTTGAGAAAGAAATAATCGAAGAGGGAAAACCTCTGCAAGAATACTTTGCGGAAACAAACGGTGTGATCTTTGCTACCGAAACATCGATTACCGTTTCTCCGGAGCTTCAGATCGCCGGAAACGTCGGTCTGGCCACCGGAAACATTCAATTTGACGGAAACGTAATTGTTCGAGGTGATATTGAGCCCGGTTCGGTTGTAACATGTACGGGATCTCTCGTCGTCTATGGAAACCTGGAAAGCAATGCGATCAAAGTAGAACAGGATTTGATCGTTCACGGGGGAATCAAGGGTTCGAGTACGGATATCATTCAGGTTACGGGAAGAGTTCAGGCAAAGTTTATCGAGAACTCACATTTGGAAACGGAAGGTGATATCGTGATCGAAGGAGCGATTCTCAATTCAACCGTTGATACTTTAGGTTCGGTCATTCTAAACGGCACGAACGGAAATTTGGTTTCCAGTAAGGTCAGAACCTACGAAGGAATTTCCCTAAGCTCTTTGGGTTCGAGCGCAGAATTGGATGTAAGTATCGAACTCGGTTTTCATTATAAGAACGATCGCACTTTTCAAGACATCGCAAAAAAGGTTCTTATGGGCGAAAAGGAAATGGAGAAAATCCTTCCTAAGATTCAACAGATCAAACATATGGTTCAACGTTCCCGTGGAAATCTTCCGGAGGAAAAAAAGGAAACTTTTAAAATCGTGTTCGAGGACTATAATAAAAAATTAAAAATTATGAATATGTTGAAATCCAAACAGGATGAATTGAAAAGTTCTCGTTTCAATCCGGGCGCGGTACGGTTAGCGATTCAAAAAGGAGCTTATCCCGGTGCCGTAATCCATTACAGAAGACAGGTTGAAAAAATTACGAAATTCCAATCCTCATTTATGATGGTCTTTGAACCCGGCCAGGACAAAGCTATGATGGTCGCGCTTCAGACAAAAGGCTGA
- a CDS encoding helix-turn-helix domain-containing protein, with product MNPAMEELEAGKEAPSSEHITEVVKENLKLIRHTKGFSLDKLASRCGVSRAMLSQIEQGKSVPTISVLWKIANGLNVPFSELLKEKGTEGIIVMKAENTKVLFSSSKVFSSRALFPYNGNRKTEFYELILKPGGIEVAESHQSGTTENIVVVSGKLRLRVGEKVVELEPKDSVFFRADIPHEYSNPTDQETLMYLVMDYRDEIN from the coding sequence ATGAACCCAGCTATGGAAGAATTGGAAGCAGGGAAAGAAGCTCCCTCCAGCGAACATATCACAGAAGTTGTTAAAGAAAACTTAAAACTCATCCGCCATACAAAAGGGTTTTCCTTGGACAAACTGGCTTCCCGTTGTGGGGTCAGCCGGGCGATGCTTTCTCAGATCGAACAAGGAAAAAGTGTTCCTACGATTTCAGTTCTTTGGAAGATTGCAAACGGTTTGAATGTTCCGTTTAGCGAACTTTTGAAAGAAAAGGGTACGGAAGGAATCATCGTAATGAAAGCGGAAAACACAAAGGTTTTGTTTTCGAGCTCGAAGGTTTTTTCCAGTCGCGCACTTTTTCCTTATAACGGAAATCGAAAAACCGAATTTTACGAACTCATTTTAAAACCCGGTGGGATCGAAGTTGCGGAATCTCATCAGTCCGGAACTACGGAAAATATCGTGGTCGTTTCCGGCAAACTTCGACTCCGTGTAGGAGAGAAGGTTGTGGAGCTCGAACCAAAGGATTCCGTTTTTTTTAGAGCCGATATCCCGCATGAATATTCCAATCCGACCGATCAAGAAACACTGATGTATTTGGTTATGGACTATAGAGACGAAATCAATTGA
- a CDS encoding class I SAM-dependent methyltransferase — protein MKLYNELAEFYFDIEKPARKIDSEAKFLDRLFRKHRIMTILDMGCGTGEHVRYFQSLGYRPKGIDSSSRMIDVAKKRYSHCKFDVAPMQTYQSGVLLDCVISLFGSFNYLLTNEEIDSTLKLIEQNLKPAGLAILEVWNAEPLRTIKRKPITPVAQIKSLNTTIQRNRGFRLVRADTSTMVEVNYIYQINTREIRDKHVMRVFYLPEIEKMILRHKFEIMQVYSSFSETKFKNSAGRMILVLKRKSN, from the coding sequence ATGAAGTTGTACAACGAACTCGCAGAATTCTACTTTGATATCGAAAAGCCCGCGCGCAAGATCGATTCGGAGGCCAAGTTTTTGGACCGACTCTTTCGCAAACATAGAATTATGACGATTCTTGATATGGGATGCGGAACCGGAGAACACGTACGTTATTTTCAATCTTTGGGATACAGACCTAAAGGAATCGACTCTTCCTCTCGAATGATCGACGTCGCTAAAAAAAGGTATTCTCACTGCAAGTTCGACGTAGCGCCGATGCAAACCTATCAATCCGGAGTTCTACTAGATTGTGTCATCAGCCTTTTCGGATCGTTTAACTACCTTTTGACGAACGAGGAAATCGATTCCACCCTCAAACTCATCGAACAAAACCTAAAACCCGCGGGACTTGCGATTCTCGAAGTCTGGAATGCGGAACCTCTGCGCACTATCAAACGGAAGCCGATCACACCGGTCGCTCAAATCAAATCTCTCAATACTACGATTCAAAGAAACCGCGGATTTAGATTGGTCAGGGCCGATACTTCCACGATGGTGGAAGTCAATTATATCTATCAGATCAATACCCGCGAAATCCGGGACAAACACGTTATGAGAGTATTCTATCTTCCCGAAATCGAAAAAATGATTCTCAGACATAAATTCGAAATCATGCAAGTCTACTCCAGTTTTAGCGAAACCAAGTTTAAAAATTCCGCCGGAAGAATGATCCTTGTTTTAAAAAGAAAAAGCAACTGA
- a CDS encoding alpha/beta hydrolase, which translates to MNSLNILKGMPFLIDYSGLKKSKEARITETSLRLPNSVLLRGKILEAEANSTAPVIYLQHGMSAKGIDDPRIIALGTNLVNRGFKVYLPELPEVKGLLMKSETVLNIRSVFLEIHSLEKRFLSYVSASFSAGMGFVALANPECQKVLSSSLLIGGYFNFGKTFPYILKNYEIESYAVNVMMFNFVHLIRSKTEELQKYFYESALDNGLARKGEDRKGPKILQTLDFPDRTFVKDFIENPEFRIQAAQDLRAQVSDSFIEETSPAFFSSQVIKKCFLLHGNDDPVISSQESRDLRDLLLKNPDSSPVFLETSLLTHGDHLPFYSRIQEILPMAGFWGEFLSTANGKK; encoded by the coding sequence ATGAATTCTTTAAACATATTGAAAGGGATGCCTTTTTTGATCGATTACTCCGGTCTAAAAAAGTCCAAAGAAGCGCGCATAACGGAGACGAGTTTGCGACTTCCGAATTCCGTTTTGCTTCGGGGTAAAATTTTAGAAGCGGAAGCAAATTCTACAGCGCCGGTAATTTATCTTCAACACGGAATGAGTGCAAAAGGAATAGATGATCCTCGAATCATCGCGCTTGGAACAAACCTTGTCAATCGCGGTTTTAAAGTTTATTTACCGGAACTTCCGGAAGTAAAAGGACTTTTGATGAAATCGGAGACGGTCTTAAATATTCGTTCTGTGTTTCTTGAAATTCATTCTCTCGAAAAACGCTTTTTATCCTATGTCTCCGCTAGTTTTTCTGCGGGAATGGGGTTTGTTGCGCTGGCAAATCCGGAATGTCAGAAAGTTCTTTCTTCAAGTCTATTGATCGGCGGTTATTTTAACTTTGGAAAAACATTCCCTTATATTTTAAAAAATTATGAAATAGAAAGTTACGCAGTCAATGTGATGATGTTTAACTTTGTCCATTTGATTCGGTCTAAGACGGAGGAATTGCAGAAATATTTTTACGAATCCGCTTTGGACAACGGTCTTGCTCGGAAAGGGGAGGACCGCAAAGGACCGAAAATTCTGCAGACTTTGGATTTTCCGGATCGGACTTTTGTAAAAGATTTTATAGAGAACCCCGAATTTAGGATTCAAGCGGCTCAGGATCTCAGAGCTCAGGTTTCCGATTCTTTTATCGAAGAAACCTCTCCCGCCTTTTTTAGCAGTCAGGTCATAAAAAAATGCTTTTTGTTGCACGGAAACGACGATCCCGTTATCTCATCGCAGGAATCCAGGGACTTAAGGGATCTGCTCTTAAAAAATCCGGACTCTTCTCCGGTTTTTCTGGAAACCAGCTTGTTGACTCATGGCGATCATCTTCCTTTTTACTCGCGTATACAAGAAATCCTACCCATGGCGGGTTTTTGGGGGGAGTTTCTTTCTACCGCAAACGGCAAAAAGTAA